The stretch of DNA ACTAAAAGCATGTCTAAATAAaggtgaatgagatggtgtgcttttttgtaatataccctgctctctttcttctcaccgtcgcttATCGCAACGCTTGGAGCacctgtgcaagttctgtagtactcgtagctaaaaaaaaagtaaaagtaactcatctgcggaaggaaatgaacatgttcaCCATCATGAACAgaggcaaatccaacgttttcaagtAGTGGATGTGTGACGATTCacagacaatacaacattgaatgagaagtctTTTCCTTTTTAAAGTAGAAacttagtaggtaaaacgcagtagcagtacctgCGTGAGTTTTGTAGTAGCTgcagttctgtagtactcgtagctggaaaaaagtaaaagtaactcggctGTGGAAGAAAattaacatgtttactatcaccaacagtggcaaatccaacatttCTAAGTAGTGAAGGTGTGGCAATTGATAGACAATACAACTGTGATGCGGAGAACCGGATGTCCAGTTCGCGAGGAGAAAGGGGAATAGCGGGATCTTAACTGCGAGCACGAGAGAGGTAGGACGCAATAACCAGGTACGTTAGACGGTGTCAAGAGTGGCGACTACAAGGAAAATCAGTAAGACAACGATAATAGTAGCgataataatcaaattattagGCAATAGCAAATAATTGATGATTAGGGAGAGAATTTGCGAGGATAATAGTTGAAGTTATACAATAGTGAAGGATTGAGGATGATAACTTGGAAAATGAGCGACAGACACAATAATAGTATTTTCGGGAAGGGGGTTAAGACACCCGAGCTGAGACTAGAAATAGGAGCCGAATTGGAAGGATGGAGGAGATTTATTAAGAGATTTGAGATAGCGATTGTGCCGGCAGGATTAAAAAGAAGGGAACACACCAGAGTGACAAGAAAAGTAGAACCAGAAGAATACGATTTAGAACAAAAGAAGGCAGCGTTTCTGTTGGACTGTATGGGAGAGAAGGggtatgatatttttgaaacatggGTGATAGAGGTCGACGCCATGCAATATGACGACATTAAAGAAAAATTTGATGATTATTTTTCTGAGAAAGATAATATAGTAGCAACGAGACACAGATTATTTACTATGAAACAGGATAATTGTGAAGATTTATGCAGGTTTATAGAAATAATAGAATGGGCTGCAAAACAACGCAGGCTGGAGGAGTTCGAAAAAGATCTAATACTGCAGGTTTTGATAATGGGTATGAATGATGATAAAATGAGAAAAGAGTTGTTACTTAAGAAGAATATCACCCATGGCAAGAGCTAGGTGCAGTCAGTACGATTCGGCCACAATAGCAGCGGGGATAATAACAACAAGGGAAAAAGAAACGATAGATCAAGTAATAGGAGAAGAAGACGATGAGTTAATACAAAGGATAGGAGGTAGAGCTGACGGAGGAGCAAGAAGCAAAGGTAATATTGGAATAAGGAGATCAGGGGTACAATGCTATACATGCGATAGATTCGAACACATCTCAAAAGATTGCTTCAGAAATAGAGCAACTGGGTATAATAGAGGATACAGAGGACGAAACTTAACCAGGGGGGCAGGCAGTCTAAGAAAAAATGATGAAAGGTCACCTATCACATGCTATGCTTGATCGGGAACAGGACATATGGCAAGAAGCTGTCCTAACCGGCTAACAGATAAGAAAATAAGCATGGTTGAAAATAACGCATCAGAATATTCAGAAGATTCATTATgactaaaagaaaaattaaaaagatttaaagcGGCCAATGACTTCCTAATCAGcttgaaaactaaaaacataTACATAAACTTCAAGATAGACACAGGAGCTGATGTAACAGTTATGAGTGAAGCAACAGCAAGGAGGATAAACTGCAAGATTGAACCAACTAAACGAGTACTGAAAGGGGCAGATGGCAAGAGGTTAGAGACAGTAGGCGAGTCAAAAATTGAGTTGATCTCAAAGAGAGGACAAAGAATAATATCGAGGATCAGTGTTATGAAGGGAAACAATAGTAATCTGTTAGGGAAACCGGAAATAATAAATTTAGGGCTAGTTAAGACAATTCAAAGAGTGACTAGGATAGAGGATGAGATGGCAAAGAAATACCCAAATTTGTTCGAAAAGCTTGGAACACTACCAGACGTGTTCCGGATAAATTTAAGGGAAGACTCGACACCGGTGTGTCTCCAAGTGCCATGGAGGTTGCCTATAAGTCTGAAGGAAGCAACGAAACAGGAAATAGCAAGGATGGAAAAATTAGGAGTAATGAAAAAAATAGAGAAACCAAAAAAATGGTGTTCAGGAGTGGTAGTAGCGCCAAAGAGTAAGGGAAAGGTCCGAATTTGTGTTGATCTGATGCAACTAAACAAGAGTGTGCTCAGAGAAAATTTCCCACTGCCTACATTGTAAGAAACAACAGCCGAGCTAGAGGACAGCctcatttttagcaaaatggATGCTAATTCAGGATTTTGGCGGACAGAATTAGCGGAAGAGTCACAAGAGCTTACTACATTCATTACACCATTTGGTAGGTATATGTTTCAGCGAATGCCGTTCGGTATTTCGGCAGCTCCAGAATTTTTCCAACACCAAGTGAGTAAGATAATAGGACAAACACAAGGAGTTGTTTGTATGATGGATGACATTCTGACAGTAGGAAAGAACAAAGAAAAACACCACATAAGGTTTCACGAAGTGCTAG from Watersipora subatra chromosome 2, tzWatSuba1.1, whole genome shotgun sequence encodes:
- the LOC137388293 gene encoding uncharacterized protein, producing MSEATARRINCKIEPTKRVLKGADGKRLETVGESKIELISKRGQRIISRISVMKGNNSNLLGKPEIINLGLVKTIQRVTRIEDEMAKKYPNLFEKLGTLPDVFRINLREDSTPVCLQVPWRLPISLKEATKQEIARMEKLGVMKKIEKPKKWCSGVVVAPKSKGKVRICVDLMQLNKSVLRENFPLPTL